Proteins found in one Candidatus Tisiphia endosymbiont of Beris chalybata genomic segment:
- a CDS encoding folate-binding protein yields MYETLIDRAIIGVSGNDAMSFLHNLTTNDIKKYDYCYNYALSNQGRYLFDFFVFKISATNFLVDININQADLFKAYLNRYKLRAKVEIVNLNETYEVLYSQEKLESYVLMSLQDPRYNKLRFRSIIDKEYTKYLSAQMVETQQLYLRDKYEWAIVDGYEDLIYERSIPVEYGGEELNAISYAKGCYIGQEVISRTKYQGVVRKKIFKLFSEINIANILKSDEIVINNTKIGVLCSSYQNSGIALIRLDDYALLKNGIATIRNIPVSLSIPEWRL; encoded by the coding sequence ATGTATGAAACATTAATAGATCGAGCAATTATAGGGGTGTCAGGTAATGATGCTATGAGCTTTTTACATAATTTAACTACTAATGATATAAAAAAATATGATTATTGTTATAATTACGCGCTTAGTAATCAAGGGAGATATTTATTCGATTTTTTTGTCTTTAAAATATCAGCCACAAATTTTTTGGTCGATATTAATATCAACCAAGCGGATTTATTTAAAGCTTACTTAAATAGATATAAATTGCGTGCTAAAGTGGAGATAGTTAATTTAAATGAAACTTATGAAGTGCTCTATTCTCAAGAAAAATTAGAATCTTATGTACTCATGTCTCTTCAAGATCCGCGCTATAATAAGTTACGGTTTCGCTCTATCATTGATAAAGAATACACAAAATACTTGTCTGCTCAAATGGTAGAAACGCAACAATTATATCTACGTGATAAGTACGAGTGGGCAATAGTTGATGGTTATGAAGATTTAATATATGAGCGATCAATCCCAGTTGAATATGGAGGAGAAGAATTAAATGCTATAAGCTACGCCAAGGGTTGCTATATTGGGCAGGAGGTGATTTCACGAACAAAATATCAGGGTGTTGTTAGGAAGAAGATATTTAAACTATTTAGTGAAATAAATATTGCAAATATATTAAAAAGTGATGAGATTGTTATAAATAATACGAAAATTGGTGTATTATGTTCCAGTTATCAGAATAGCGGGATAGCTTTGATTAGATTAGATGATTATGCTCTATTAAAAAATGGTATTGCGACTATAAGAAACATCCCAGTTTCTTTATCAATACCTGAGTGGAGACTATAA
- a CDS encoding sodium:solute symporter family transporter, whose translation MKEYAIGRRNFPTANIAATAIVIWISGSVFLTNIFQVYTNGLFYIVPAVAGTVINGLIVCFVVAPRVEGFLGNFSVAETMGNLYGEKVRLITAIASICYCIAKVSIQFHIASVILQLFSNFSGFYATLSIAVVVIAYSSVGGIRAITFSDTVQFFTFCVIVPILGIAIWQNFDSEAIVYNTVLQSPLFDLTQLANIHNPRFWPFISSFIFFIVPSLNPAVFQKILMAKDTGQVTKSFGIASIACFLLLIMFIWIAILIFCNNPNLQLNDMIPHMMSCMDDYHIGLKGMLAVCIMSMLISTVNSYINVAAIIASYDLPKALGIKWSLKQTLTFSYVNTILIGIIAFIISLYIKNLLFTSLLKTSFYMPIVSGPLILSIFGFRSTPKCIIIGMVAGLFMILFWHFSDMSQFYAAIVGLFTNLLFLLGSHYLLKQPGGFSSGKKLLYLTSLTAKRKRKIINFFNNIKNFNILKLCHNSLPRQESTYIYLGLFIMLSTHFSIYIVPEGITHRYQEYIYLYNLINYTALITAASLLIYPLWSQKYNNKDFISILWLFCIFYTLIFSNSVLIIINNYNKLQIVVFMVNLIIVAILLRWYLTMILIVINIFISSEFYKYYMQVDNLPSNEFIQFKIISYLILFAIILILFLRPKQKQQELADAKNIHLGRQIRDREEELQKLLNLKHEFLRNINHEIHTPMTGITSLGETLWEKYDKLSDKQRRQAALVIAKSSRRLNSLMNNLLDFSKLTSLTYNLNKEEVNFSNLVHERINICSELYLNDRELEFVLNIPENITVNCDKYYIKQTLDNLIINAITYGNKGKILINLIKTALEVKFTIQDEGIGVPKEELLDIFGVFMVSSKTRTPAGGRGMGLALCKKVIEVHMGKIWAENDQNGKTIFIATLPL comes from the coding sequence ATGAAAGAATATGCTATTGGTAGAAGAAATTTCCCTACCGCTAATATAGCTGCCACTGCTATTGTGATTTGGATTAGCGGGAGCGTATTTTTAACTAATATATTTCAGGTTTACACTAACGGGCTATTTTATATAGTGCCTGCTGTAGCGGGTACCGTTATTAACGGTCTAATAGTTTGTTTTGTTGTAGCGCCGCGCGTAGAAGGGTTCTTAGGGAATTTTTCTGTAGCAGAAACTATGGGAAATTTATATGGCGAAAAAGTAAGATTGATCACTGCTATTGCCAGCATATGCTATTGTATAGCCAAAGTCTCGATACAATTTCATATAGCCTCAGTAATTTTACAATTATTTTCTAATTTTTCTGGCTTTTATGCTACGTTATCTATTGCAGTGGTAGTAATAGCCTACTCCTCTGTGGGCGGCATCAGGGCTATCACCTTTAGTGATACCGTGCAATTTTTTACTTTTTGTGTGATTGTGCCAATATTGGGGATAGCCATTTGGCAAAATTTTGATAGTGAGGCAATAGTATATAATACAGTTTTGCAAAGTCCATTATTTGATTTGACTCAATTAGCTAATATCCATAACCCTAGATTTTGGCCTTTTATTAGTTCCTTTATATTTTTTATTGTTCCTTCTTTAAATCCTGCTGTTTTCCAAAAAATATTAATGGCCAAGGATACGGGCCAAGTAACTAAATCCTTTGGTATTGCTTCTATAGCCTGTTTTCTGCTTTTAATAATGTTTATTTGGATTGCGATATTGATATTTTGCAATAACCCAAATCTTCAACTCAATGATATGATACCGCATATGATGAGCTGTATGGATGACTACCATATAGGGCTTAAAGGGATGCTTGCTGTGTGTATTATGTCGATGCTAATATCTACTGTTAATTCATATATTAATGTTGCAGCAATTATTGCTTCTTACGATTTACCTAAAGCATTAGGAATTAAATGGTCCTTGAAACAGACCTTAACCTTTTCCTATGTTAATACGATACTTATAGGGATAATTGCCTTTATTATCTCATTATATATAAAAAATTTATTATTCACTTCTTTATTAAAGACCAGCTTTTATATGCCAATAGTATCTGGCCCACTAATTTTATCTATCTTTGGCTTCAGATCGACTCCTAAATGTATTATAATTGGTATGGTAGCAGGGTTGTTTATGATATTATTTTGGCATTTCTCGGACATGTCGCAATTTTATGCCGCCATAGTAGGATTATTTACTAACTTGCTATTTCTTTTAGGGAGTCATTATTTACTAAAACAACCCGGAGGGTTTAGTAGTGGTAAAAAGCTGCTCTACCTTACTAGTTTAACAGCGAAACGTAAACGTAAAATCATTAATTTTTTCAATAATATTAAAAACTTTAATATTTTGAAATTATGTCATAATAGCCTGCCAAGACAAGAAAGTACCTATATTTACCTAGGGCTTTTTATAATGCTTAGTACCCATTTTTCTATTTATATAGTACCGGAAGGAATCACTCACAGATATCAAGAATATATATATCTATACAATTTGATAAATTATACGGCGCTCATTACTGCAGCATCACTTTTAATATATCCTTTATGGTCTCAAAAATATAACAATAAGGATTTTATCTCAATATTATGGTTATTTTGTATATTTTATACCCTAATTTTTTCTAATAGTGTTCTTATTATTATAAATAATTATAATAAACTACAAATAGTAGTATTTATGGTTAATTTAATAATAGTTGCGATTTTATTAAGATGGTATTTAACCATGATTTTAATCGTAATTAATATCTTTATTAGTAGCGAATTTTATAAATATTATATGCAGGTTGATAATTTACCAAGTAATGAATTTATTCAGTTTAAGATAATCAGTTACTTGATATTATTTGCTATTATCTTAATCTTATTTTTAAGACCTAAACAAAAACAACAAGAGTTAGCTGACGCGAAAAATATCCATTTGGGAAGGCAAATACGTGATCGAGAGGAAGAATTACAAAAATTACTAAACCTTAAACATGAATTTTTACGGAATATAAATCATGAAATTCACACTCCGATGACAGGCATTACTAGCTTAGGAGAAACCTTGTGGGAAAAATATGATAAGCTCTCGGATAAGCAACGCCGACAAGCGGCATTAGTGATTGCTAAAAGCTCTAGAAGATTAAATAGTTTAATGAACAATCTTTTAGATTTTTCTAAATTAACTAGTTTAACTTATAATCTAAATAAAGAAGAGGTAAATTTTAGTAATTTAGTGCATGAAAGAATAAATATATGTAGTGAGCTTTACCTGAATGATCGAGAGCTAGAATTTGTTTTAAATATTCCAGAAAATATTACCGTGAACTGTGATAAATATTATATAAAACAAACTTTAGATAATTTAATTATTAATGCTATTACTTATGGTAATAAGGGCAAGATTCTAATCAATTTAATTAAAACAGCACTAGAAGTAAAATTTACTATTCAAGATGAAGGGATAGGAGTCCCCAAGGAAGAATTATTGGATATATTTGGAGTTTTTATGGTAAGTTCAAAAACTCGTACTCCTGCGGGAGGAAGAGGTATGGGGCTTGCTCTCTGTAAAAAGGTAATTGAAGTTCATATGGGGAAAATTTGGGCAGAAAATGATCAAAATGGTAAAACTATTTTTATAGCTACTTTACCTCTTTGA
- a CDS encoding RMD1 family protein: MNDLVANLNKVGFEPQFFDDVIYIQKETRKDSGPIDVFFFPFGCITIWGAEEEQEKAILADIVPVHGKENNELISDFIYFDYDEETGKTFIDEEKNEIILGDKSTFIKLSISHALAQSVKLSVLEQSVSNLIVKTTPIQQELARTGSVSLSKKEISQQIGILFNERYSINLHSDILDTPEFFWRRPSYEPLYLMTVEFQDIQIRQNILNHRLSMIHELYNILSNDLNYKHSTRLEWIIIILITMEVVLSLAHDNLFFKIINYFIK; this comes from the coding sequence ATGAATGATTTAGTAGCAAACCTCAACAAAGTTGGCTTTGAACCACAGTTTTTTGATGACGTCATATATATTCAAAAAGAAACCAGAAAAGATTCTGGTCCTATCGATGTTTTTTTCTTTCCTTTCGGTTGTATCACTATATGGGGTGCTGAAGAAGAACAGGAAAAGGCTATTTTAGCTGATATAGTTCCTGTGCATGGCAAAGAAAATAATGAACTAATTTCGGATTTTATTTATTTCGATTATGATGAAGAAACTGGAAAAACTTTTATCGATGAAGAAAAAAATGAAATTATTCTAGGAGATAAATCAACTTTTATAAAATTATCTATCTCACATGCTTTAGCGCAATCAGTTAAACTTAGTGTTCTTGAGCAATCGGTAAGTAATTTAATAGTGAAAACCACTCCTATTCAACAGGAATTAGCTAGGACAGGGAGTGTTTCTCTTTCAAAAAAAGAAATATCTCAACAAATCGGGATATTGTTTAATGAACGATATTCTATTAATTTACATAGTGATATACTGGACACCCCAGAATTTTTCTGGCGACGCCCTAGCTATGAGCCATTATATTTAATGACAGTAGAATTTCAAGATATTCAGATTCGTCAGAATATTCTTAACCATCGTTTAAGTATGATCCATGAATTATATAACATTTTATCTAATGATTTAAATTATAAACATTCTACTAGATTAGAATGGATAATTATCATATTAATTACTATGGAAGTTGTGCTCTCTCTTGCACATGACAATTTATTCTTTAAAATCATTAATTATTTTATAAAGTAA
- the hemC gene encoding hydroxymethylbilane synthase, protein MNKIIRIGTRKSPLALIQTNLVIEQLKTHYPEVNYTIIPIITTGDLIKDRNLYDIGGKALFLKEIEIALIKGEIDLAVHSLKDVPCNLPPELMISAVLEQEDARDVLICKHYKCIEDLPFNSRVGTSSVRRKILMHDKRPDLEIVTFRGNVDTRVKKLLQDEVDATILAYSGLKRLGLFNKQYCHLIDTSKMLPSVGQGIIAIEIRKNDHELQEICNKINHLDTWYLMQIGRAFLQYLDASCQTPVAAYSQYLNGRIYTEFMLANIEGSRIAFHNEISSLKNYKNTGIKAAKIMLSSLK, encoded by the coding sequence ATGAACAAAATAATAAGGATAGGGACGCGGAAAAGCCCGCTGGCTTTAATCCAAACAAATTTAGTGATTGAGCAACTTAAAACGCATTATCCTGAGGTAAACTACACGATAATTCCAATCATCACTACCGGCGATTTAATTAAGGATAGGAACCTTTATGATATAGGAGGTAAGGCTTTATTTTTAAAAGAAATAGAAATAGCTCTGATCAAAGGGGAGATCGATTTAGCGGTCCATTCTCTAAAAGATGTGCCCTGTAATCTACCTCCCGAATTAATGATATCGGCCGTGCTAGAGCAAGAAGATGCGCGCGATGTTTTGATTTGTAAACATTATAAATGTATAGAAGACTTACCGTTTAATAGCAGGGTAGGGACCTCTTCAGTACGCCGCAAAATTCTGATGCATGATAAACGGCCGGATCTAGAGATTGTAACTTTTAGAGGAAATGTTGATACTAGAGTTAAGAAATTACTGCAAGACGAGGTTGATGCAACAATTTTAGCTTATAGTGGATTAAAAAGATTAGGGCTATTTAATAAACAATATTGTCACTTAATTGATACTAGCAAAATGCTGCCATCGGTAGGGCAAGGAATTATTGCAATAGAAATTAGGAAAAATGATCATGAGCTGCAGGAAATTTGTAATAAAATTAACCATCTGGATACTTGGTACTTAATGCAAATAGGCAGAGCATTTCTACAATATTTAGATGCAAGCTGTCAAACACCAGTCGCTGCTTATTCGCAATACCTTAACGGCAGAATTTATACAGAATTTATGCTAGCTAACATAGAGGGCAGTAGAATAGCCTTCCATAACGAAATTTCCAGCCTAAAAAATTATAAAAATACTGGAATAAAGGCGGCAAAAATAATGCTTAGTTCTTTAAAATAA
- a CDS encoding ISAs1 family transposase, translating into MREEELRESFEDFINGINDHRVDRNKLHSVEEILFLTLTAIICGAEGWRDIERFGRLKLEFLRTVFPYANGIPSDDTLRRFFRVLDPKTFSTCFTVWASSLKLPSSTHIAIDGKVSRHTFDGDKNPLHMVSAFASECRTVLAQEKVSDKSNEITAIPKLLGILDIKGAIVTIDAMGCQREIAQAIIDKEADYILSLKGNQGNLHQDIKLVFADKELLNELSVDINQTTDGSEHGRIEERIYRAVTMPQELQEQHNWPELKTIIEVISKREIKGVLSEETRYYISSLEQEAVKIGMAIRSHWAIENSVHWILDVSFRDDDSRIRKGNAPQNIAIIKHMALNVLQKAKQKRDSIKQLRKAAGWDNNQLLTILQYI; encoded by the coding sequence ATGAGAGAAGAAGAATTACGAGAAAGTTTTGAAGACTTTATTAATGGAATAAATGATCATAGAGTTGATAGGAATAAGCTTCATAGTGTGGAGGAGATTTTATTTTTGACTTTAACTGCAATTATTTGTGGAGCAGAAGGTTGGCGAGATATTGAACGATTTGGCAGGTTAAAATTAGAATTTTTACGTACGGTGTTTCCATATGCTAATGGAATTCCTTCTGACGATACGTTACGACGTTTTTTTCGAGTACTTGATCCTAAAACATTCAGCACATGCTTTACCGTTTGGGCAAGTAGCTTAAAACTTCCAAGTAGCACACATATAGCTATAGATGGGAAAGTGTCTCGTCATACATTCGATGGTGATAAGAATCCATTACATATGGTATCAGCTTTTGCTAGTGAATGTCGAACAGTGTTAGCACAAGAGAAAGTATCTGATAAAAGTAATGAAATTACAGCAATACCTAAATTACTTGGTATTCTAGACATAAAAGGAGCTATTGTTACCATTGATGCTATGGGCTGTCAAAGAGAGATTGCCCAAGCAATTATCGATAAAGAAGCAGATTACATATTATCATTAAAAGGTAATCAAGGAAATTTACACCAAGATATTAAGTTAGTATTTGCAGATAAAGAGTTGCTGAATGAATTGTCAGTTGATATCAATCAAACAACTGACGGAAGTGAGCATGGACGTATTGAAGAACGGATTTATCGAGCTGTTACTATGCCACAAGAATTACAGGAGCAACATAATTGGCCGGAGCTTAAGACAATTATAGAGGTTATAAGTAAACGAGAAATAAAAGGAGTTTTATCTGAAGAAACAAGATATTACATTAGCTCTTTAGAGCAAGAAGCAGTAAAAATCGGTATGGCAATCCGATCTCATTGGGCTATTGAGAATAGTGTGCACTGGATTTTGGATGTTAGTTTTAGAGATGATGATTCACGTATTAGAAAAGGTAATGCTCCTCAAAATATAGCTATTATTAAACACATGGCATTGAATGTATTACAGAAGGCTAAGCAAAAAAGGGATTCTATCAAGCAGCTTAGAAAAGCAGCTGGTTGGGATAATAATCAACTACTCACTATCTTACAGTATATTTAA
- a CDS encoding IS982 family transposase, translated as MTLEEFIITVYCFIEEKMTIITKNIKVRKAGFPPCLSDVEALTMEVVGEFIGLHQDKQIWEYFKRHFQEWFPNLKSRPSYVKQCSGLLSIKNMLLADLFKSASKSDLHMIDGVPIPVINLARATRGRCFKEYADYGYCASKDSYYYGFLGHVLINEEGRIAGFMITPANGSEREALQVMSPNISGMVLGDKGYLGQDLKDELATKNIDLQTPLKKNMKDNRSKNFLKWITATRRLIETVIGQLTERFAINAIRVKSYWHLQSRIARKLLAHTIATFLTKSLKLVPTQLEKLVTC; from the coding sequence ATGACCCTAGAAGAGTTTATCATTACTGTGTATTGTTTCATAGAAGAAAAAATGACTATAATAACCAAAAATATCAAAGTAAGGAAAGCAGGATTTCCACCTTGCTTAAGTGACGTGGAAGCATTAACAATGGAAGTGGTGGGAGAATTTATCGGTTTGCACCAAGACAAGCAGATATGGGAATATTTTAAACGTCATTTTCAAGAATGGTTTCCCAATCTAAAGAGTAGACCGTCTTATGTGAAGCAATGTAGCGGTCTTTTATCTATTAAGAACATGCTGCTTGCCGACTTGTTTAAGAGTGCAAGCAAATCAGATCTGCATATGATAGATGGGGTACCGATTCCTGTAATAAATTTGGCCCGAGCAACGAGAGGGCGATGTTTTAAGGAATACGCTGACTATGGGTACTGCGCTTCGAAAGATAGCTATTATTACGGTTTTCTAGGACACGTATTAATTAATGAAGAAGGTCGAATAGCTGGATTCATGATAACTCCTGCTAATGGGTCTGAACGTGAAGCTCTGCAAGTAATGTCTCCTAATATTAGTGGCATGGTACTGGGCGATAAAGGCTATCTTGGTCAGGATTTAAAAGATGAGTTGGCCACCAAAAACATTGATTTACAAACACCTTTAAAAAAGAATATGAAGGATAATAGATCCAAGAATTTCCTTAAATGGATTACTGCTACTCGTCGTTTAATTGAAACTGTTATTGGTCAGCTTACAGAACGTTTTGCTATTAATGCTATCAGAGTTAAGAGTTACTGGCATCTACAATCTCGCATCGCTAGAAAATTACTTGCTCATACTATTGCTACATTTTTGACAAAGTCTTTAAAACTTGTGCCAACACAACTCGAAAAATTAGTTACCTGCTAA
- a CDS encoding IS982 family transposase, whose protein sequence is MKKDITELYSFIDDFCKIYLEYEKSKLLPSNKQRDRACNMSLSEMLTIIIMFHTSHAKNFKFFYKTYVEYLHKNDFPSALSYNRFVALMPRLFMPLNMLIHLLFGQETGIYFIDSTTIKACHNKRRYSNKVFKGLAKHSKSSMGYFYGFKLHLIINNQGEIMALKVTNGNVDDRVPVAQLTKGLTGIMAADKGYIKQNLFLNLYERGLKMIHGIKKNMANKLMDLKEKILLRKRNLIETVFDFLKNKMNLEHTRHRSPINAFVHILSTLVAYSLKKTKPSTKLDFNLYIHNSLIQN, encoded by the coding sequence ATGAAGAAAGATATCACAGAATTATATAGTTTTATAGATGATTTTTGTAAAATTTATCTTGAATATGAAAAGAGCAAATTATTACCATCCAATAAGCAGAGAGATCGCGCTTGTAATATGAGTTTAAGCGAAATGTTAACAATAATAATTATGTTTCATACATCGCATGCTAAGAACTTTAAATTTTTCTATAAAACTTACGTCGAATATTTACATAAGAACGACTTCCCTAGCGCCCTAAGCTATAACAGATTTGTTGCTTTAATGCCGCGATTATTCATGCCCTTAAATATGTTGATTCATTTATTATTTGGGCAAGAAACAGGTATTTATTTTATTGACTCTACAACAATTAAAGCTTGTCACAATAAACGACGCTATAGTAATAAAGTTTTTAAAGGATTAGCCAAACATAGTAAATCCTCTATGGGATATTTTTATGGCTTTAAATTACATTTAATAATTAATAACCAAGGAGAAATTATGGCATTAAAAGTGACTAATGGTAATGTAGATGATAGAGTTCCGGTAGCGCAATTAACTAAAGGATTAACTGGCATTATGGCCGCTGACAAGGGATATATCAAGCAAAATTTGTTTTTAAATTTATATGAAAGAGGCTTAAAAATGATTCATGGAATTAAGAAAAATATGGCGAATAAATTAATGGATTTAAAGGAAAAAATCTTGCTTCGAAAACGAAACTTAATTGAAACAGTTTTTGATTTTTTAAAAAATAAAATGAATCTTGAACATACAAGACATAGATCTCCTATTAATGCTTTTGTTCATATTCTTTCTACCCTAGTTGCTTATTCTCTAAAAAAAACTAAACCTTCCACAAAACTTGACTTTAATCTATATATTCATAACTCTCTTATCCAGAATTAA
- a CDS encoding ISAs1 family transposase, translated as MREEELRESFEDFINGINDHRVDRNKLHSVEEILFLTLTAIICGAEGWRDIERFGRLKLEFLRTVFPYANGIPSDDTLRRFFRVLDPKTFSTCFTVWASSLKLPSSTHIAIDGKVSRHTFDGDKNPLHMVSAFASECRTVLAQEKVSDKSNEITAIPKLLGILDIKGAIVTIDAMGCQREIAQAIIDKEADYILSLKGNQGNLHQDIKLVFADKELLNELSVDINQTTDGSEHGRIEERIYRAVTMPQELQEQHNWPELKTIIEVISKREIKGVLSEETRYYISSLEQEAVKIGMAIRSHWAIENSVHWILDVSFRDDDSRIRKGNAPQNIAIIKHMALNVLQKAKQKRDSIKQLRKAAGWDNNQLLTILTPCSTFF; from the coding sequence ATGAGAGAAGAAGAATTACGAGAAAGTTTTGAAGACTTTATTAATGGAATAAATGATCATAGAGTTGATAGGAATAAGCTTCATAGTGTGGAGGAGATTTTATTTTTGACTTTAACTGCAATTATTTGTGGAGCAGAAGGTTGGCGAGATATTGAACGATTTGGCAGGTTAAAATTAGAATTTTTACGTACGGTGTTTCCATATGCTAATGGAATTCCTTCTGACGATACGTTACGACGTTTTTTTCGAGTACTTGATCCTAAAACATTCAGCACATGCTTTACCGTTTGGGCAAGTAGCTTAAAACTTCCAAGTAGCACACATATAGCTATAGATGGGAAAGTGTCTCGTCATACATTCGATGGTGATAAGAATCCATTACATATGGTATCAGCTTTTGCTAGTGAATGTCGAACAGTGTTAGCACAAGAGAAAGTATCTGATAAAAGTAATGAAATTACAGCAATACCTAAATTACTTGGTATTCTAGACATAAAAGGAGCTATTGTTACCATTGATGCTATGGGCTGTCAAAGAGAGATTGCCCAAGCAATTATCGATAAAGAAGCAGATTACATACTATCATTAAAAGGTAATCAAGGAAATTTACACCAAGATATTAAGTTAGTATTTGCAGATAAAGAGTTGCTGAATGAATTGTCAGTTGATATCAATCAAACAACTGACGGAAGTGAGCATGGACGTATTGAAGAACGGATTTATCGAGCTGTTACTATGCCACAAGAATTACAGGAGCAACATAATTGGCCGGAGCTTAAGACAATTATAGAGGTTATAAGTAAACGAGAAATAAAAGGAGTTTTATCTGAAGAAACAAGATATTACATTAGCTCTTTAGAGCAAGAAGCAGTAAAAATCGGTATGGCAATCCGATCTCATTGGGCTATTGAGAATAGTGTGCACTGGATTTTGGATGTTAGTTTTAGAGATGATGATTCACGTATTAGAAAAGGTAATGCTCCTCAAAATATAGCTATTATTAAACACATGGCATTGAATGTATTACAGAAGGCTAAGCAAAAAAGGGATTCTATCAAGCAGCTTAGAAAAGCAGCTGGTTGGGATAATAATCAACTACTCACTATCTTAACGCCATGTTCGACTTTTTTTTAG
- a CDS encoding tetratricopeptide repeat protein, whose translation MIKKLVVTILSLLLFNITIVTAKESLNQEVTNKHRLQQNIQDQDLTNDSDLTAAKSYYDKGIAFKRFKKYQDAIENFDLAIKHKHDYAESYLERGCCLLHLEKYQKAIENFDLAIKYQPNYVESYLEKGHALSELGKQHAAIENYNIAIKYQPDYSNAYHNKGVAFERLGQYQEAIENYNLAIKYQPNDAPTYYNKGISLIKLGRYQEAIENFDLAIQYKPELTESYQEKGQVLQKLGKSKDATELFNKAKSLSK comes from the coding sequence ATGATAAAAAAGTTAGTTGTAACTATCCTGTCATTGCTATTATTTAATATAACAATTGTAACCGCCAAAGAATCTTTAAACCAAGAGGTTACTAACAAACATAGACTGCAACAAAATATCCAAGATCAGGATTTAACTAACGATTCTGATCTCACTGCTGCAAAATCCTATTATGATAAAGGAATAGCTTTTAAAAGATTTAAAAAATATCAAGATGCCATAGAAAATTTTGACCTAGCCATTAAACATAAACATGATTATGCAGAAAGCTACTTGGAAAGAGGATGTTGTTTATTACACTTAGAAAAATATCAAAAAGCTATAGAGAATTTTGATCTCGCTATTAAATATCAACCTAATTATGTGGAAAGCTATTTAGAAAAAGGACATGCTTTATCAGAATTAGGAAAACAACATGCAGCTATAGAAAATTATAACATAGCTATAAAATACCAACCTGATTATTCAAATGCCTATCACAACAAGGGAGTAGCTTTTGAAAGGTTAGGGCAATATCAAGAAGCTATAGAAAATTATAATTTAGCAATTAAATACCAACCTAATGATGCACCGACATATTATAACAAGGGTATATCTTTAATAAAGTTAGGAAGATACCAAGAAGCTATAGAAAATTTTGACCTGGCTATACAATACAAACCTGAACTTACTGAAAGTTATCAAGAAAAAGGTCAAGTATTACAAAAACTTGGAAAATCTAAGGACGCTACAGAATTATTTAATAAAGCTAAATCGTTGTCAAAGTAA